From the Streptomonospora nanhaiensis genome, the window TGGTCGGCGCCGAGAGCTCCCACTTCGGCCCCAGCGTCTGGTACAGCGACGACCTGGGCGGCACCTGGCACGAGCCGCCGCACGCGCCGATCGCCTTCCCCGACGACGTCGACGCCGGCTTCACCCGCGTGTGGCAGTTCGCCTTCGGCGACGAGCCCGGCACCGTCTACGCCGGTGTCGAGCCGCACGCCCTGTTCCGCTCCACCGACGGCGGCCAGAGCTTCGAACTCGTCCGTCCGCTGTGGGACCACCCCCACCGCGCCGAGTGGTTCCCCGGCGCCGGCGGCGGCGCCATCCACACCGTCCTTCCGGGCCGGGTGACCGCCGAGGGCACCGACCCCGCCGCCATGACCGTCGCCATGTCCACCGGCGGCGTCTACCAGACCCGCGACAACGGCGCCACCTGGAACCCCGCCGGCCGGGGCATCAGTGCCGTGTTCCTGCCCGAGCAGTTCCCCGAGTACGGCCAGTGCGTGCACAAGGTCGCCATCGGCGCCGACGGCGTCTTCTACGCCCAGAACCACCACGGCGTCTACCGCAGCCCCGACCCCGCCGCCGGGTGGACCTCCATCGCCCAGGGCCTGCCCAGCGACTTCGGGTTCAACTTCCTGGCCCACCCGCACCGGCCGGGCGTGGGCTACGTCTTCCCGGTGATCAGCCAGGAGTGCCACCTGCCGCCCGGCGACCACCTCCAGGTGCACCGCACCGACGACGCGGGGGAGTCCTGGCACCCCGACGACAAGGGCCTGCCGCAGGAGCGCTACTACGGCATCGTGCTGCGCGACGGCGCCTGCACCGACGGTGCCGCCGACCCCGGCTTCTACTTCGGCACCCGCTCCGGCGACGTCTTCGCCACCACCGACTCCGCCGAGGAGTGGTCGCTGGTGGCCGCGCACCTGCCCGACGTCCTGTGCGTGCGCGCGGTGGAGGTCTGAGCCGTGGGCGTCACCGTGCTGCTTCCGCAGGTCCTGCAGGCCGACGCGGGCGGGGCCGCCAGGATCGACATCCTGCTCGGCGCCCCGCTGGACCAGGCCGTCCAGCCGCCTGA encodes:
- a CDS encoding WD40/YVTN/BNR-like repeat-containing protein, producing MTYLLVIGTRKGLFTATATGDDRRRWELRGPHRLDKEDYANMAGVYAVGIDPRSRRILVGAESSHFGPSVWYSDDLGGTWHEPPHAPIAFPDDVDAGFTRVWQFAFGDEPGTVYAGVEPHALFRSTDGGQSFELVRPLWDHPHRAEWFPGAGGGAIHTVLPGRVTAEGTDPAAMTVAMSTGGVYQTRDNGATWNPAGRGISAVFLPEQFPEYGQCVHKVAIGADGVFYAQNHHGVYRSPDPAAGWTSIAQGLPSDFGFNFLAHPHRPGVGYVFPVISQECHLPPGDHLQVHRTDDAGESWHPDDKGLPQERYYGIVLRDGACTDGAADPGFYFGTRSGDVFATTDSAEEWSLVAAHLPDVLCVRAVEV